The Hypomesus transpacificus isolate Combined female chromosome 3, fHypTra1, whole genome shotgun sequence genome has a window encoding:
- the sync gene encoding syncoilin, with translation MSAEGSWKGGEVDFPEDSHPEGILEGAGTDCVCSPLSDGVSLIQGTITEMVQSAERQAEEAWAWAAGGLDSVGHLFEECIKAVSLLEAEREMLVQEWLRPQQQRLQAVEALRAERGRGKQQLSLVQLSHASLQEQVAQVKRKLFVTTRDCIQSQVTLATLQYDVAEFTLTQEELQSQVQSLAEEAAQLWEAQRQQLIFLRDQARRPSRPRASSDLTHVRRASLALQRRLSGSMRALEGWYEPRLLALLRRRQAGEEALRRTREAGEDLEARLGPLREETWSLQLQRACLEERMALREGEREESVAQQKEIVETLEDTMRDLKLELEVLKKSKTDMEKVTNDLLREVDFQRRSGDVCETTEEQDA, from the exons ATGTCTGCTGAGGGTTcctggaaggggggagaggttgATTTCCCAGAGGACTCTCACCCAGAGGGGATACTGGAGGGTGCTGGGACAGACTGTGTGTGCAGCCCCCTCAGCGATGGGGTCAGCCTGATCCAGGGGACCATCACAGAGATGGTGCAGTCAGcggagagacaggctgaggaggCCTGGGCTTGGGCAGCAGGGGGTTTGGACAGTGTGGGACACCTGTTTGAGGAGTGCATCAAGGCGGTCTCCCtcctggaggcagagagggagatgttGGTGCAGGAGTGGCTCCGACCGCAGCAGCAGAGGCTGCAGGCTGTGGAGGCCCTGAGGGCAGAGCGAGGCAGGGGGAAGCAGCAGCTCTCACTGGTGCAGCTCAGCCACGCCAGCCTGCAGGAGCAGGTGGCACAGGTGAAGAGGAAGCTGTTTGTCACGACCAGGGACTGCATTCAGAGTCAGGTGACTCTGGCTACCCTGCAGTATGATGTGGCCGAGTTCACGCTCACACAG GAGGAGCTGCAGTCTCAGGTCCAGAGCCTGGCGGAGGAGGCAGCCCAGCTGTGGGAGGCCCAGCGACAGCAGCTGATCTTCCTGAGGGACCAGGCCAGGAGGCCCAGCCGGCCCCGCGCCTCCAGCGACCTGACACACGTCCGCAGGGCCTCGCTGGCCCTGCAGCGGCGCCTGAGTGGCAGCATGCGGGCACTGGAGGGCTGGTACGAGCCCCGTCTGCTGGCTCTGCTGCGGAGGaggcaggctggggaggaggccttgaggaggaccagggaggcgggggaggacCTGGAGGCCCGGCTGGGGCCGCTTAGGGAGGAGACATGGAGTCTGCAGCTGCAGAGGGCgtgtctggaggagaggatggccctgagggagggggagagggaggagagtgtggcACAGCAGAAG GAGATTGTGGAGACATTGGAGGACACCATGAGAGATTTAAAACTGGAGCTTGAGGTTTTGAAAAAGTCCAAAACAGACATGGAGAAAGTGACCAATGACCTTTTAAGAGAGGTGGACTTTCAAAG ACGCTCTGGTGACGTGTGTGAGACCACAGAAGAACAGGATGCATGA
- the zbtb8os gene encoding protein archease isoform X1, whose translation MNDRELDLTASQKEIKAKYPAINKKYEYLDHTADVQIHSWGASLEEAFEQCAMGMFGYMTDTETVEPIDTVEVESEGDDMESLLFHFLDDWLFKFSADLFFIPREVKVLHIDRMQFRIRSIGWGEEFSLLKHPQGTEVKAITYSAMQIHDKEKAEIFTIIDI comes from the exons ATGAATGATCGTGAACTTGATCTAACCGCGTCTCAGAAAGAAATCAAGGCTAAATATCCGGCGATCAACAAGAAGTATGAAT ATTTGGACCACACCGCGGATGTACA AATCCACTCCTGGGGCgcgtctctggaggaggcttTTGAGCAGTGTGCTATGGGCATGTTTGGGTacatgacagacacagagacggtGGAACCCATTGATACAGTTGAAGTAGAATCAGAAG GTGATGATATGGAATCACTTCTATTCCATTTTTTAGATGATTGGCTGTTCAAATTCAGTGCTGATCTCTTCTTCATTCCCAGA GAGGTGAAGGTGTTGCACATTGACAGAATGCAGTTCAGGATCCGGTCCATTGG TTGGGGAGAAGAGTTCAGTCTACTAAAACACCCTCAG GGGACTGAGGTAAAAGCAATAACTTACTCAGCCATGCAGATCCATGATAAGGAAAAGGCAGAGATCTTTACCATTATTGACATCTGA
- the zbtb8os gene encoding protein archease isoform X2, whose protein sequence is MGMFGYMTDTETVEPIDTVEVESEGDDMESLLFHFLDDWLFKFSADLFFIPREVKVLHIDRMQFRIRSIGWGEEFSLLKHPQGTEVKAITYSAMQIHDKEKAEIFTIIDI, encoded by the exons ATGGGCATGTTTGGGTacatgacagacacagagacggtGGAACCCATTGATACAGTTGAAGTAGAATCAGAAG GTGATGATATGGAATCACTTCTATTCCATTTTTTAGATGATTGGCTGTTCAAATTCAGTGCTGATCTCTTCTTCATTCCCAGA GAGGTGAAGGTGTTGCACATTGACAGAATGCAGTTCAGGATCCGGTCCATTGG TTGGGGAGAAGAGTTCAGTCTACTAAAACACCCTCAG GGGACTGAGGTAAAAGCAATAACTTACTCAGCCATGCAGATCCATGATAAGGAAAAGGCAGAGATCTTTACCATTATTGACATCTGA
- the LOC124465414 gene encoding CD276 antigen-like isoform X2 yields the protein MTLCHWARHFTQLALGEYPCYYSFEVTTPSRHVVAIRERAVMLGCSFSPDRSSGLKHLVIAWQRAEDSQVVHSFYYGADQLDKQSHQYRNRTVLFVSELEAGNASLMISGVRLGDAGLYLCAVSTLQGAHSATVQVDYAALYSEPRLSIQVNWTSVSVVYETEGYPEAQVQWEDSAGQQLVHQTQVSTLQEGLVFLRTQIVPLDNSKNTFNLTFILKNQNIKQILKRVVILNHAPCPERGSHKKAVITLSVGCAVLCVVVLGMCIQKKRTVRNLT from the exons atgacgttgtgtcattgggcaaggcacttcacccaacttgccttgggggaatatccctgttact ATAGTTTTGAAGTGACCACACCCTCCAGGCATGTGGTGGCCATTCGGGAGAGAGCCGTGATGCTGGGATGCAGCTTCTCCCCGGACCGCTCCTCTGGGCTGAAGCACCTGGTCATCGCATGGCAGAGGGCTGAAGACTCCCAGGTGGTTCACAGCTTCTACTATGGTGCAGACCAGCTGGACAAGCAGAGCCATCAGTACAGGAACAGGACGGTCCTTTTTGTGTcggagctggaggctgggaaCGCGTCCCTGATGATATCTGGAGTGAGACTGGGGGATGCAGGGCTCTACCTGTGTGCTGTGAGCACCCTGCAGGGAGCACACAGCGCTACGGTCCAGGTGGATTATGCAG CATTGTACTCCGAGCCTAGATTGAGTATCCAGGTGAACTGGACCAGCGTCAGTGTTGTGTATGAGACGGAAGGCTATCCAGAGGCACAAGTGCAGTGGGAGGATTCTGCAGGCCAGCAGCTTGTCCACCAGACCCAGGTGTCTACCCTGCAGGAGGGGCTTGTCTTCCTGAGGACACAGATTGTGCCACTGGACAATAGCAAAAACACATTCAACCTCACCTTCATTCTGAAAAACCAGAATATCAAGCAAATCCTGAAACGAGTAGTAATCTTAAACCATG CACCTTGCCCAGAAAGAGGAAGCCACAAGAAGGCAGTCATAACACTGTCTGTTGGATGTGCAGTCCTCTGTGTGGTGGTCCTTGGAATGTGCATACAGAAGAAAAGAACCGTTCGCAATCTAACCTGA
- the LOC124465414 gene encoding CD276 antigen-like isoform X1: protein MKMPGCQPCVFFLLFSSVIPEMLFLTFFWTLPSCTDSFEVTTPSRHVVAIRERAVMLGCSFSPDRSSGLKHLVIAWQRAEDSQVVHSFYYGADQLDKQSHQYRNRTVLFVSELEAGNASLMISGVRLGDAGLYLCAVSTLQGAHSATVQVDYAALYSEPRLSIQVNWTSVSVVYETEGYPEAQVQWEDSAGQQLVHQTQVSTLQEGLVFLRTQIVPLDNSKNTFNLTFILKNQNIKQILKRVVILNHAPCPERGSHKKAVITLSVGCAVLCVVVLGMCIQKKRTVRNLT from the exons ATGAAgatgcctggctgccagccctgcgttttttttcttcttttttcttcagTGATACCAGAAATGCTGTTTCTAACTTTCTTTTGGACACTACCCAGTTGTACAG ATAGTTTTGAAGTGACCACACCCTCCAGGCATGTGGTGGCCATTCGGGAGAGAGCCGTGATGCTGGGATGCAGCTTCTCCCCGGACCGCTCCTCTGGGCTGAAGCACCTGGTCATCGCATGGCAGAGGGCTGAAGACTCCCAGGTGGTTCACAGCTTCTACTATGGTGCAGACCAGCTGGACAAGCAGAGCCATCAGTACAGGAACAGGACGGTCCTTTTTGTGTcggagctggaggctgggaaCGCGTCCCTGATGATATCTGGAGTGAGACTGGGGGATGCAGGGCTCTACCTGTGTGCTGTGAGCACCCTGCAGGGAGCACACAGCGCTACGGTCCAGGTGGATTATGCAG CATTGTACTCCGAGCCTAGATTGAGTATCCAGGTGAACTGGACCAGCGTCAGTGTTGTGTATGAGACGGAAGGCTATCCAGAGGCACAAGTGCAGTGGGAGGATTCTGCAGGCCAGCAGCTTGTCCACCAGACCCAGGTGTCTACCCTGCAGGAGGGGCTTGTCTTCCTGAGGACACAGATTGTGCCACTGGACAATAGCAAAAACACATTCAACCTCACCTTCATTCTGAAAAACCAGAATATCAAGCAAATCCTGAAACGAGTAGTAATCTTAAACCATG CACCTTGCCCAGAAAGAGGAAGCCACAAGAAGGCAGTCATAACACTGTCTGTTGGATGTGCAGTCCTCTGTGTGGTGGTCCTTGGAATGTGCATACAGAAGAAAAGAACCGTTCGCAATCTAACCTGA
- the khdrbs1a gene encoding KH domain-containing, RNA-binding, signal transduction-associated protein 1a, producing the protein MMSPSEIKPETGVVAKKGKVDESKYLPELLAEKDSLDSSFTHAMKLISAEIERIQKGETKKEADKETYLDLFTTRNIKVKERVLIPVKQYPRFNFVGKILGPQGNTIKRLQEETGAKISVLGKGSMRDKAKEEELRKGGEAKYAHLGMELHVFIEVMAPIPEAYVRMAHAMDEVKKFLIPETLEHEQFMDPNYLNGAQDGSGRGRGAPSRGRGGPPHSSAGSRGRGMPPRGGAPRGGAQRGGALRGGPSRGGAARGAPAGRGGPPSSSSRGGSAPRSRPPTPGAPRMLPPPAHAHQQHHQPQQHHQHPPPPKPEPYEEYPAYEEAYAEPSYEAYDAYYSQQAPQADTEYYDYGHGEAQEACEPYAQDDWEGSWPSTGGKAPPPRQAKGAYREHPYGRY; encoded by the exons ATGATGAGCCCGTCAGAAATAAAACCCGAGACTGGTGTCGTTGCTAAAAAAGGCAAAGTTGATGAAAGCAAGTATCTACCAGAGCTTCTTGCCGAAAAAGACAGCCTTGATTCGTCGTTCACACATGCGATGAAACTCATATCTGCAG AGATTGAAAGGATTCAGAAAGGAGAGACCAAGAAAGAGGCAGACAAAGAAACATACCTCGACCTGTTCACGACGAGGAATATCAAGGTTAAGGAGCGGGTGCTCATTCCTGTCAAGCAGTACCCACGG TTCAATTTTGTAGGTAAAATCCTGGGACCCCAGGGCAACACCATCAAGCGTCTTCAGGAGGAGACTGGAGCAAAGATCTCCGTGCTGGGCAAGGGCTCCATGAGGGACAAGGCCAAG GAGGAGGAGCTTCGTAAAGGTGGGGAGGCCAAGTACGCTCACCTGGGGATGGAGCTGCATGTGTTCATTGAGGTGATGGCTCCCATCCCCGAGGCCTATGTGCGCATGGCGCATGCCATGGATGAGGTCAAGAAGTTCCTGATCCCT GAGACCCTGGAACATGAACAGTTCATGGACCCTAACTACCTGAATGGAGCTCAAGATGGATCAGGCAGGGGCCGGGGAGCCCCAAGCAGAGGCAGGGGCGGGCCCCCACACAGCTCAGCTGGATCCAG GGGCCGTGGGATGCCACCTCGTGGAGGGGCCCCTCGCGGAGGAGCCCAGCGCGGAGGAGCGCTACGAGGGGGCCCATCCAGAGGGGGGGCTGCTAGGGGAGCACCTGCGGGGCGGGGGGGACCCCCCTCATCGTCCTCCCGAGGGGGCTCGGCTCCTCGTTCCAGGCCCCCCACACCGGGGGCTCCTCGGATGCTGCCCCCTCCAGCCCACgcccaccagcagcaccaccagccgcagcagcaccaccagcacCCCCCTCCGCCCAAACCAGAACCCTATGAAGAATAT CCTGCTTATGAAGAGGCGTACGCTGAGCCTTCTTACGAGGCGTACGATGCTTACTACAGCCAGCAGGCTCCTCAGGC GGACACGGAGTACTACGACTACGGACATGGAGAAGCCCAGGAGGCCTGTGAGCCGTACG cTCAGGATGACTGGGAGGGCTCCTGGCCCAGCACGGGGGGcaaggccccgccccccaggcAGGCTAAAGGAGCTTATCGGGAGCACCCTTACGGCCGCTACTGA